The following are encoded together in the Gordonia insulae genome:
- a CDS encoding ParA family protein, whose product MVEQDPSVSRETAIGGNASPTPSQGFDDTPIAAAAARASQVLTPGGAGELPRPPATRVITIANQKGGVGKTTTTVNMAAGLALHGLGVLVIDLDPQGNASTALGIDHRAPDIASVYELLLGEVSLADTIQQSPNNDHLFCVPATLDLAGAEIELVSLVARENRLRNALDEQTLRNLGIDYVLIDCPPSLGLLTVNAMVAAKEVMIPIQCEYYALEGVGQLLRNIELVQAHLNPALHVSTVVLTMYDGRTKLADQVAEEVRRHFGEKVLSTIIPRSVKVSEAPGFGMTIIEYDPGSRGAMSYLDASRELALRGVAR is encoded by the coding sequence GTGGTCGAGCAAGACCCGAGTGTTTCACGTGAAACAGCCATTGGCGGGAACGCCTCCCCCACCCCGAGCCAAGGATTCGACGACACCCCCATAGCCGCGGCCGCAGCGCGGGCGAGCCAGGTTCTGACGCCAGGTGGTGCCGGCGAGCTACCCCGCCCGCCCGCAACGCGGGTCATCACGATTGCCAACCAGAAGGGCGGCGTGGGCAAGACGACCACGACCGTGAACATGGCGGCCGGGCTTGCACTCCATGGGCTCGGTGTCCTCGTGATCGATCTCGATCCGCAGGGCAACGCCAGCACCGCACTGGGGATCGATCACCGAGCTCCCGACATCGCGTCGGTCTACGAACTTCTCCTCGGTGAGGTGTCGCTGGCCGACACCATCCAGCAGAGTCCCAACAACGATCACCTGTTCTGCGTGCCCGCGACGCTCGACCTTGCCGGTGCCGAGATCGAGCTGGTCTCGCTCGTCGCTCGAGAGAACCGGCTCCGCAACGCTCTGGACGAGCAGACGCTGCGCAACCTCGGCATCGACTACGTGCTGATCGATTGCCCGCCGTCACTCGGTTTGCTGACCGTCAATGCGATGGTCGCCGCGAAGGAGGTGATGATCCCGATCCAGTGCGAGTACTACGCGCTCGAAGGTGTGGGTCAGCTCCTCCGCAACATCGAGCTGGTCCAGGCACATCTCAACCCGGCGCTCCATGTGTCGACCGTCGTGCTCACCATGTACGACGGACGGACCAAGCTGGCCGATCAGGTGGCCGAAGAGGTGCGTCGCCACTTCGGCGAGAAGGTGTTGAGCACGATCATCCCCCGCAGCGTCAAGGTCTCCGAGGCCCCGGGTTTCGGCATGACGATCATCGAGTACGACCCGGGTTCACGTGGAGCCATGAGTTATCTCGATGCGTCCCGCGAGCTCGCACTGCGCGGCGTGGCGCGATGA